A single genomic interval of Mycobacterium sp. DL592 harbors:
- the fabG1 gene encoding 3-oxoacyl-ACP reductase FabG1, which produces MSDKAVGGRPPFVSRSVLVTGGNRGIGLAIAQRLAADGHKVAVTHRGSGAPDGLFGVVCDVTDNESVDRAFKEVEEHQGAVEVLVSNAGISKDAFLMRMTEERFTEVIDTNLTGAFRVAQRACRSMQRSRFGRIIFIGSVSGMWGIGNQANYAAAKAGLIGMARSISRELSKAGVTANVVAPGYIDTEMTRALDERIQAGALEFIPAKRVGTAEEVAGAVSFLASEDATYIAGAVIPVDGGMGMGH; this is translated from the coding sequence ATGAGCGATAAGGCTGTCGGAGGTAGACCCCCGTTCGTCTCGCGCTCGGTGCTGGTCACCGGCGGCAACCGGGGTATCGGGTTGGCGATCGCACAGCGGCTGGCCGCCGACGGGCACAAAGTGGCTGTCACCCACCGCGGCTCCGGAGCCCCCGACGGACTTTTCGGCGTGGTGTGCGACGTCACCGACAACGAGTCCGTCGACCGCGCCTTCAAAGAGGTCGAAGAACACCAGGGTGCGGTCGAGGTGCTGGTGTCCAATGCGGGCATCTCCAAGGACGCCTTCCTCATGCGGATGACCGAAGAGCGGTTCACCGAGGTCATCGACACCAACCTCACCGGTGCGTTCCGGGTGGCCCAGCGCGCGTGCCGCAGCATGCAGCGCAGCCGGTTCGGCCGCATCATCTTCATCGGCTCGGTCTCGGGCATGTGGGGCATCGGCAACCAGGCCAACTACGCCGCGGCCAAGGCCGGCCTGATCGGCATGGCCCGCTCGATCTCCCGCGAGCTGTCCAAGGCCGGCGTCACCGCCAACGTGGTGGCCCCCGGCTACATCGACACCGAGATGACCCGCGCTCTCGACGAGCGGATCCAGGCCGGCGCGCTGGAGTTCATCCCCGCCAAGCGGGTCGGCACCGCCGAGGAGGTCGCCGGAGCGGTCAGCTTCCTGGCGTCCGAGGACGCCACCTACATCGCCGGTGCGGTGATCCCGGTCGACGGCGGTATGGGAATGGGCCACTGA
- a CDS encoding ferrochelatase: MAENFDALLVLSFGGPEGPDQVMPFLENVTRGRGIPPERLAGVAEHYLHFGGVSPINAINRALIDEIVAELADRGENIPVYFGNRNWHPFVEDTVATMTSDGVRRAAVFTTSAWGGYSGCAQYQEDLSRARAAVGKGAPELVKLRQFFDHPLLVEMFAEAIADAVATLPESLRADARLVFTAHSIPQRAADRCGQDLYARQVAYCAGLVAAAAGYDDYDQVWQSRSGPPQVPWLEPDVGDHLSALAASGTKAVIVCPVGFVSDHIEVIWDLDNELREQADELGVTLARASTPNAQRRFARLVLDLLDEAREGRAPRRVAGAQPVAGYGSSVNGQFCTADCVASAAAAAAAGRPTTARPTPESR, from the coding sequence ATGGCCGAGAACTTCGACGCGCTGCTGGTCCTGTCCTTCGGCGGTCCCGAAGGCCCGGATCAGGTGATGCCGTTCCTGGAAAACGTCACCCGCGGCCGGGGGATACCGCCAGAGCGCCTCGCCGGTGTCGCCGAACACTATCTGCACTTCGGTGGCGTCTCGCCGATCAACGCCATCAACCGTGCCCTCATCGACGAGATCGTCGCCGAACTCGCCGACCGGGGCGAGAACATTCCGGTGTACTTCGGCAACCGGAACTGGCATCCATTCGTCGAAGACACCGTCGCGACAATGACATCCGACGGAGTGCGCCGGGCGGCGGTGTTCACCACGTCGGCCTGGGGCGGCTACTCCGGTTGCGCGCAGTACCAGGAGGACCTCAGCCGCGCCCGCGCCGCCGTCGGCAAGGGTGCACCGGAACTGGTCAAGCTGCGGCAGTTCTTCGACCACCCGCTGCTGGTCGAGATGTTCGCCGAGGCGATCGCCGACGCGGTCGCGACCCTGCCCGAATCATTGCGCGCGGATGCGAGATTGGTGTTCACCGCGCATTCCATCCCGCAGCGCGCCGCCGACCGGTGCGGACAGGATCTCTATGCCCGCCAGGTCGCCTACTGCGCAGGCCTGGTCGCGGCGGCAGCCGGATACGACGACTACGACCAGGTGTGGCAGTCGCGGTCCGGGCCGCCGCAGGTGCCGTGGCTGGAACCCGATGTCGGCGATCACCTTTCGGCGTTGGCTGCGTCCGGTACCAAGGCCGTCATCGTGTGCCCGGTGGGCTTCGTCTCCGACCACATCGAGGTCATCTGGGATCTTGACAACGAATTGCGCGAGCAGGCAGACGAACTCGGCGTCACGCTCGCCAGGGCATCGACTCCCAACGCGCAACGGCGCTTCGCGCGCCTGGTGCTCGACCTGCTCGACGAGGCACGTGAGGGCCGGGCACCCCGCAGAGTCGCTGGCGCCCAGCCGGTTGCGGGCTACGGTTCGAGTGTCAACGGCCAGTTCTGCACGGCGGACTGCGTGGCCAGCGCCGCCGCGGCGGCTGCTGCCGGTCGCCCCACTACTGCCAGGCCGACTCCAGAATCGCGGTGA
- a CDS encoding NfeD family protein, producing MPAALIWLIVALGLAGAEALTGDMFLLMLSGGALAAAASSWLLDLPVWADGAVFLVVSILLLALVRPALRRKLTPGEGMQDPVKALEGKNALVLDRITQHEGQVKLDGEVWTARPYNDNDVYEPGDHVTVMHIDGATAVVWKNA from the coding sequence ATGCCCGCGGCGCTGATCTGGCTCATTGTCGCCCTGGGTCTTGCCGGTGCCGAGGCGCTCACCGGTGACATGTTCTTGCTGATGCTTTCCGGTGGTGCGCTTGCCGCCGCCGCGTCGAGCTGGCTTCTCGACTTGCCGGTGTGGGCCGATGGCGCGGTGTTCCTGGTGGTGTCGATCCTGCTGCTCGCCCTGGTGCGCCCGGCGCTGCGGCGAAAACTGACGCCGGGCGAGGGGATGCAGGATCCGGTCAAAGCGCTCGAAGGCAAGAATGCGCTGGTGCTCGACCGGATAACGCAGCATGAAGGCCAGGTCAAGCTCGATGGCGAGGTCTGGACGGCCCGCCCCTACAACGACAACGATGTGTATGAACCCGGCGACCACGTCACCGTCATGCACATCGATGGCGCCACCGCGGTCGTCTGGAAGAACGCGTGA
- a CDS encoding DUF58 domain-containing protein, with product MSESETVHPPSFQRGEIGDAKLSAALRTLELTVKRKLDGVLQGNHLGLIPGPGSEPGESRMYQPGDDVRRMDWSVTARTTHPHVRQMIADRELETWLVVDMSASLDFGTAGCEKRDLAVAAAAAITYLNSGGGNRIGAIIANGDQIVRVPAKSGRQHEQTLLRAIATSPRAPLGVRGDLASAIDALRRPERRRGMAVVVSDFLGPINWMRPLRAIAARHEVLGIEVLDPRDVELPDVGDVILQDTESGVTREFTIDAQLRDDFARAATAHREEVARTLRRCGAPMMTLRTDRDWIADIVRFVASRRRGALAGSQ from the coding sequence GTGAGCGAGTCCGAGACCGTCCACCCGCCGTCGTTCCAGCGCGGTGAGATCGGTGACGCCAAGCTGTCGGCCGCATTGCGGACCCTCGAGCTCACCGTCAAGCGCAAGCTCGACGGGGTGCTGCAGGGCAACCATCTCGGCCTGATCCCCGGCCCCGGTTCGGAGCCGGGGGAGTCGCGGATGTATCAGCCCGGCGACGACGTCCGGCGGATGGACTGGTCGGTGACCGCCCGCACCACCCACCCGCACGTCCGGCAGATGATCGCCGACCGCGAACTGGAGACCTGGCTGGTGGTCGACATGTCGGCCAGCCTCGACTTCGGCACTGCAGGGTGTGAGAAGCGCGACCTCGCCGTCGCGGCGGCCGCGGCGATCACCTACCTCAACAGCGGCGGCGGTAACCGCATCGGCGCCATCATCGCCAACGGCGACCAGATCGTGCGGGTGCCCGCGAAGTCCGGCCGGCAGCACGAGCAGACGCTCCTGCGTGCGATCGCCACCTCGCCGCGGGCCCCGCTGGGCGTCCGGGGCGACCTGGCGTCGGCGATCGACGCCCTGCGCAGGCCCGAACGCCGCCGCGGGATGGCGGTCGTGGTCAGCGACTTCCTCGGCCCGATCAACTGGATGCGCCCGTTGCGTGCCATCGCCGCCCGGCACGAGGTGCTGGGTATCGAGGTGCTCGACCCGCGCGACGTGGAGCTGCCCGACGTGGGCGACGTCATCCTGCAGGACACCGAATCCGGTGTCACCCGCGAGTTCACCATCGACGCCCAACTGCGTGACGACTTCGCAAGGGCCGCCACGGCCCACCGCGAGGAAGTCGCGCGCACGCTGCGTCGGTGCGGGGCGCCGATGATGACCCTGCGCACCGACCGTGACTGGATCGCCGACATCGTGCGGTTCGTCGCGTCCCGGCGCCGCGGCGCCCTGGCGGGCAGCCAGTAA
- the inhA gene encoding NADH-dependent enoyl-ACP reductase InhA translates to MAGLLEGKRILVTGIITDSSIAFHIARVAQEQGAEIICTGFDRLRLIQRIIDRLPSPAPLLELDVQNQEHLDSLAGRISEVIGEGNKLDGVVHSIGFMPQTGMGINPFFDAPYEDVAKGIHISAYSYASLAKATLPIMNAGGGIVGMDFDPTRAMPAYNWMTVAKSALESVNRFVAREAGKYGVRSNLVAAGPIRTLAMSAIVGGALGDEAGAQMQLLEEGWDQRAPLGWDMKDPTPVAKTVCALISEWLPATTGTIIYADGGASTQLL, encoded by the coding sequence ATGGCAGGGCTTCTCGAAGGTAAGCGCATCCTGGTCACCGGGATCATCACCGACTCGTCGATCGCATTCCACATCGCCCGCGTCGCCCAGGAGCAGGGCGCGGAGATCATCTGTACCGGCTTCGACCGGCTGCGCCTGATTCAGCGCATCATCGACCGGTTGCCGAGCCCGGCGCCGCTGCTGGAGCTCGACGTGCAGAACCAGGAGCACCTCGACTCGCTGGCCGGCCGGATCTCCGAGGTGATCGGGGAGGGCAACAAGCTCGACGGCGTGGTGCACTCCATCGGATTCATGCCGCAGACCGGGATGGGCATCAACCCGTTCTTCGACGCCCCCTACGAGGATGTCGCCAAAGGCATCCACATCTCGGCCTACTCGTATGCCTCGCTGGCCAAGGCGACCCTGCCGATCATGAACGCCGGCGGAGGGATCGTCGGCATGGACTTCGACCCGACCCGCGCGATGCCGGCCTACAACTGGATGACAGTTGCCAAGAGCGCACTGGAGTCGGTCAACCGCTTCGTGGCCCGCGAGGCCGGCAAGTACGGCGTGCGGTCCAATCTCGTTGCCGCAGGACCCATTCGGACCCTGGCCATGAGTGCGATCGTGGGCGGTGCCCTCGGTGACGAGGCCGGCGCCCAGATGCAGCTGCTCGAAGAGGGCTGGGATCAGCGTGCCCCGCTCGGCTGGGACATGAAGGATCCCACCCCGGTGGCCAAGACCGTCTGCGCGCTCATCTCCGAGTGGCTGCCCGCCACCACCGGCACGATCATCTACGCCGACGGCGGCGCCAGCACGCAGCTGCTCTAG
- a CDS encoding VWA domain-containing protein encodes MTLPLLGPMTLSGFAHPWFFLFLLLVAGLVGLYVVVQFARQRRILRFANMELLESVAPKRPNKWRHLPAILLVASLVLLTVAMAGPTHDVRIPRNRAVVMLTIDVSQSMRATDVEPSRLAAAQEAAKQFADQLTPGINLGLIAYAGTATVLVSPTTNREATKAAIDKLQLADRTATGEAIFTSLQAIATVGAVIGGGDTPPPARIVLMSDGKETVPSNPDNPKGAFTAARTAKDQGVPISTVSFGTPYGYVEINDQRQPVPVDDETLKKIAELSGGTSYSASSLQQLKEVFTSLQDQIGYETIKGEASTGWLRLGSLVLALAALAALLINRRLPG; translated from the coding sequence ATGACATTGCCGTTGCTCGGGCCGATGACGCTGTCCGGCTTCGCACACCCGTGGTTCTTCCTGTTCCTGCTGCTGGTGGCGGGTCTGGTCGGGCTCTACGTCGTCGTCCAGTTCGCCCGGCAGCGCCGCATTCTGCGCTTCGCCAACATGGAACTGCTGGAAAGCGTTGCGCCCAAAAGGCCTAACAAGTGGCGGCACCTGCCCGCGATCCTGCTGGTGGCCTCGCTCGTGCTGCTGACCGTGGCAATGGCCGGTCCGACTCACGACGTGCGCATCCCGCGTAATCGCGCCGTGGTGATGCTGACCATCGACGTCTCGCAGTCCATGCGCGCCACCGACGTCGAGCCCAGCCGGCTGGCCGCCGCACAGGAAGCCGCCAAGCAGTTCGCCGACCAGCTGACACCCGGTATCAACCTCGGCCTGATCGCCTACGCCGGTACCGCCACCGTACTGGTGTCACCGACGACCAACCGCGAGGCCACCAAGGCCGCGATCGACAAGCTGCAGCTGGCCGACCGCACCGCGACCGGCGAGGCGATCTTCACCTCCCTACAGGCGATCGCGACCGTCGGCGCTGTCATCGGCGGCGGCGACACCCCGCCGCCGGCCCGCATCGTGCTGATGTCCGACGGCAAGGAAACCGTGCCGTCCAACCCCGACAACCCCAAGGGTGCGTTCACTGCGGCGCGCACAGCCAAGGACCAGGGCGTGCCCATCTCCACGGTGTCCTTCGGTACCCCGTACGGCTACGTGGAGATCAACGACCAGCGCCAGCCCGTGCCCGTCGACGACGAGACGCTCAAGAAGATCGCCGAACTCTCCGGCGGCACGTCCTACAGCGCGTCCAGTCTGCAGCAACTCAAAGAGGTGTTCACCTCGCTGCAGGACCAGATCGGCTACGAGACGATCAAGGGTGAGGCCAGCACCGGTTGGCTGCGGCTGGGTTCGCTGGTCCTGGCGCTGGCGGCCCTGGCGGCACTGCTGATCAACCGGCGCCTGCCCGGCTGA
- a CDS encoding MoxR family ATPase: MTSPGGSVPGSPAPGGFAGPSGSPAAPPPSGNGLAGEVHTLERAIFEVKRIIVGQDQLVERILVGLLAKGHVLLEGVPGVAKTLAVETFAKVVGGTFARIQFTPDLVPTDIIGTRIYRQGREEFDIELGPVVVNFLLADEINRAPAKVQSALLEVMAERKISIGGKTYPLPKPFLVMATQNPIENEGVYPLPEAQRDRFLFKINVDYPSPEEEREIIYRMGVTPPEPKQILETGDLLRLQDVAANNFVHHALVDYVVRVVTATRRPEQFGLSDVKAWIAFGASPRASLGIIAAARALALVRGRDYVVPQDVIDVIPDVLRHRLVLTYDALADDVKAETVISRILQTVALPQVNAVPAQGHSVPPVVPAAAGSNGR; this comes from the coding sequence GTTCTCCTGCCCCCGGGGGTTTTGCCGGCCCGAGTGGATCCCCGGCCGCGCCGCCGCCGAGCGGTAATGGGCTGGCCGGTGAGGTGCACACCCTGGAACGGGCGATCTTCGAGGTCAAGCGCATCATCGTCGGCCAGGACCAGCTGGTCGAGCGGATCCTGGTCGGGCTGCTCGCCAAGGGCCATGTGCTCCTCGAGGGTGTGCCCGGCGTGGCCAAGACGCTGGCCGTGGAGACCTTCGCCAAGGTCGTCGGCGGCACCTTCGCCCGCATCCAGTTCACCCCCGACCTGGTGCCCACCGACATCATCGGTACCCGCATCTACCGTCAGGGCCGCGAGGAGTTCGATATCGAACTCGGCCCGGTGGTCGTCAACTTCCTGCTCGCCGACGAGATCAACCGTGCTCCGGCAAAGGTCCAGTCGGCCCTGCTCGAAGTGATGGCTGAGCGCAAGATCTCCATCGGCGGCAAAACCTACCCGCTGCCCAAGCCCTTCCTGGTGATGGCGACGCAGAACCCGATCGAGAACGAGGGCGTCTACCCCCTGCCCGAGGCGCAGCGCGACCGCTTCCTGTTCAAGATCAACGTCGACTACCCGTCGCCGGAGGAAGAGCGCGAGATCATCTACCGGATGGGTGTCACCCCGCCGGAGCCCAAGCAGATCCTCGAGACCGGTGACCTGCTGCGGCTGCAGGATGTGGCCGCCAACAACTTCGTGCACCACGCACTGGTCGACTATGTGGTGCGTGTGGTCACCGCGACTCGGCGCCCCGAGCAGTTCGGGCTCAGCGACGTCAAGGCATGGATCGCTTTCGGCGCCTCGCCGCGCGCCTCGCTGGGCATCATCGCTGCCGCCCGGGCCCTGGCTCTGGTGCGTGGCCGTGACTACGTCGTCCCGCAGGACGTCATCGACGTCATCCCCGACGTGCTGCGGCACCGGCTGGTGCTGACCTACGACGCGCTTGCCGACGACGTCAAGGCCGAGACGGTGATCAGCCGGATCCTGCAGACCGTCGCGCTGCCCCAGGTGAATGCCGTTCCGGCACAAGGACATTCGGTGCCACCGGTGGTTCCCGCCGCGGCAGGTTCTAACGGTCGGTGA